One Bradyrhizobium sp. CCGB12 genomic window carries:
- a CDS encoding DUF1289 domain-containing protein, giving the protein MSKETPCVAVCMIDPKTKLCFGCGRTLPEIARWHAMDSAERLAVMALLPARMKQAGLPPIAASPKHI; this is encoded by the coding sequence ATGAGCAAAGAAACCCCGTGCGTCGCCGTCTGCATGATCGATCCCAAGACCAAGCTCTGCTTCGGCTGCGGCCGGACCTTGCCGGAGATCGCGCGCTGGCACGCCATGGACAGCGCGGAACGGCTGGCGGTCATGGCGCTGTTGCCGGCGCGCATGAAGCAAGCAGGACTCCCGCCGATCGCGGCATCGCCGAAGCATATCTGA
- the nhaD gene encoding sodium:proton antiporter NhaD: MLIAIAAIFVLAYAAIALEHPLGVNKSASALLGAGVLWTIYAVATGDHALVGRQLDESVASTAQIVFFLIGAMTIVEVIDAHDGFEVITSRISTTSHVRLIWLIGFVTFFLSAILDNLTTTIVMVSLIQRLIAKRDDRLLFASLIVIAANAGGAWTVIGDVTTTMLWIGGQISPLKIMSAVFLPSLVNLLVPLVLIAFALRGKTIAAPPKDGGLQGVDPFERNVMFYLGLGVLIAVPAFKTVTHLPPFMGVLLGLGLVWLVGEIIHRKKEEHVRQPLTLAHALTRIDMGSIVFFVGILLAVACLEHVGLLSKLANWLEAAIGRQDIIVVVLGLLSAVIDNVPLVAATMGMYDLAHYPTDSFLWEFIAYCAGTGGSILIIGSAAGVAAMGLERIEFLWYARRIAPVALLGYLAGALVYMAQYAALH, from the coding sequence TTGCTGATCGCGATCGCCGCCATCTTTGTCCTCGCCTATGCGGCGATCGCACTCGAGCACCCGCTCGGCGTCAACAAGAGTGCCTCCGCGCTGCTCGGCGCGGGGGTGCTGTGGACCATCTATGCGGTCGCGACGGGCGACCACGCCTTGGTCGGACGCCAGCTCGACGAGTCCGTCGCCTCCACCGCGCAGATCGTCTTCTTCCTGATCGGCGCGATGACAATCGTGGAGGTGATCGACGCCCATGATGGTTTCGAGGTCATCACCTCACGCATCAGCACGACGAGCCACGTCCGCCTGATTTGGCTGATCGGCTTCGTGACCTTCTTCCTCAGCGCGATCCTGGACAACCTGACCACCACCATCGTCATGGTCTCGCTGATCCAGCGGCTGATCGCCAAGCGCGACGACCGCCTGCTGTTCGCCTCGCTGATCGTCATCGCTGCGAATGCCGGCGGCGCATGGACCGTTATCGGCGACGTCACCACGACCATGTTGTGGATCGGCGGGCAGATCTCGCCCTTGAAAATCATGAGCGCGGTGTTCCTGCCCTCGCTCGTCAATCTGCTGGTGCCGCTGGTCCTCATTGCGTTTGCGTTGAGAGGCAAGACCATCGCGGCACCGCCGAAGGACGGAGGATTGCAGGGCGTCGATCCGTTCGAGCGCAACGTGATGTTCTATCTCGGCCTCGGCGTACTGATCGCAGTGCCCGCCTTCAAGACGGTCACCCATCTGCCGCCCTTCATGGGCGTGCTGCTCGGACTCGGTCTCGTCTGGCTGGTCGGCGAGATCATCCATCGCAAGAAGGAGGAGCATGTCCGCCAACCGCTCACGCTTGCGCACGCGCTGACCCGGATCGACATGGGCTCGATCGTGTTCTTCGTTGGAATCCTGCTCGCGGTGGCCTGTCTCGAACATGTCGGACTGCTGTCCAAGCTGGCCAACTGGCTCGAAGCCGCGATCGGCCGCCAAGACATCATCGTCGTCGTGCTTGGCCTCCTCAGCGCCGTCATCGACAACGTCCCGCTCGTGGCGGCGACCATGGGCATGTACGACCTTGCGCATTACCCGACCGACAGCTTCCTTTGGGAATTCATCGCCTATTGCGCCGGCACCGGCGGCTCGATCCTGATCATCGGCTCGGCCGCCGGCGTCGCCGCGATGGGGCTCGAGCGGATCGAGTTCCTCTGGTACGCCCGCCGCATCGCGCCGGTCGCACTCCTGGGCTATCTGGCGGGAGCACTGGTATACATGGCGCAGTACGCCGCGCTGCATTGA
- a CDS encoding outer membrane protein, which translates to MTARAAIRRTMHALPFAAAFATSSAAAADLSPHYAAPVSAYTAPQPVYSWTGLYAGFNAGYAESGDDAFNNLVGVSGGKVKGAVGGVQIGYNYQLSPMLVVGIENDFEGGDVKNHDTLNSAAVSIPWYMTGRARAGIATLDSRLLLFGTAGLATGELKDGPINKMKMGWTAGGGVEWAFLPKWSAKAEYLYTEFMHDDLPDWNAAKFHTFRVGVNYHFDLFR; encoded by the coding sequence ATGACTGCCAGAGCAGCCATACGCCGTACGATGCACGCCCTGCCCTTTGCCGCGGCGTTCGCCACGAGCAGCGCCGCTGCTGCGGACCTGTCGCCGCACTATGCAGCGCCCGTCTCCGCCTACACGGCGCCGCAGCCGGTGTATTCGTGGACGGGCCTTTATGCGGGCTTCAACGCCGGCTATGCCGAGAGCGGCGACGATGCCTTCAACAATCTGGTCGGAGTGAGCGGCGGCAAGGTCAAGGGCGCCGTCGGCGGCGTGCAGATCGGCTACAACTACCAGCTCTCGCCAATGCTCGTGGTCGGCATCGAGAACGACTTCGAGGGTGGAGACGTCAAGAACCACGACACCCTCAACAGCGCCGCGGTGAGCATTCCCTGGTACATGACCGGCCGCGCCCGCGCCGGTATCGCCACGCTGGATTCACGGCTGCTGCTCTTCGGGACCGCGGGTCTTGCCACCGGTGAATTGAAGGACGGCCCGATCAACAAGATGAAGATGGGCTGGACCGCGGGTGGCGGCGTCGAGTGGGCGTTCCTGCCGAAATGGTCGGCCAAGGCCGAATATCTCTACACCGAGTTCATGCACGACGATTTACCGGACTGGAACGCCGCGAAATTCCACACCTTCCGCGTCGGCGTGAACTATCACTTCGACTTGTTTCGCTGA
- a CDS encoding IS5 family transposase (programmed frameshift), with protein MAKQVYWLSDAEWQRIEPLLPRGRRGAHRVDDRRVISGIVHMLRCGARWRDCPEVYGPYTTVYNRFNRWSRQGIWTDIFYALTGSTGMYGAASVDSTYIKAHRSAAGAKGGPFNNAIGRSRGGQTTKIHALTDEIGRPYALLITAGNVHDLDGARRLLTLGHRPKSVIADRAYDARSLREELAQRRIKAVIPPNPTRKHPHRYDKRAYKGRNVIERMFCRLKDFRRIATRYDKRADIFLSAILLTAALLWWLN; from the exons ATGGCAAAGCAAGTCTATTGGTTGAGCGATGCAGAGTGGCAGCGAATAGAGCCGTTGTTGCCGCGAGGCCGCCGCGGAGCGCACCGGGTGGATGATCGCCGGGTGATCAGCGGGATCGTCCATATGCTGCGATGTGGGGCGCGTTGGCGCGACTGCCCGGAGGTCTACGGCCCGTATACGACGGTTTACAATCGCTTCAATCGCTGGAGCCGTCAGGGGATTTGGACCGATATTTTCTATGCCCTGACGGGGTCGACTGGCATGTACGGGGCGGCATCTGTTGATTCCACCTACATCAAAGCCCACCGCTCGGCAGCCGGCGCAAAAGGGGGGCCTT TCAACAATGCCATCGGCCGCTCGCGTGGCGGGCAAACGACCAAAATCCACGCGCTGACCGATGAGATCGGGCGTCCATATGCCTTGTTGATCACGGCTGGAAACGTCCACGACCTCGACGGAGCCCGCCGTCTGCTCACTTTGGGGCATCGACCGAAGAGTGTCATTGCCGACCGAGCCTATGACGCCAGAAGCTTGCGCGAGGAACTCGCACAGCGGCGGATCAAGGCGGTCATCCCCCCAAATCCGACCCGTAAGCACCCGCATCGCTACGACAAACGCGCCTACAAAGGCCGCAACGTCATCGAGCGCATGTTTTGTCGCCTGAAGGACTTCCGCCGCATCGCCACCCGATATGACAAGCGCGCAGATATCTTCCTCTCAGCAATCCTTCTGACCGCCGCCTTGCTCTGGTGGCTCAATTGA
- a CDS encoding HAMP domain-containing sensor histidine kinase, giving the protein MSNPAEKPEVVQLPAEPVSAPSASSRRAAAQRVREARDKLTSTSGTRPAFDAEMLRQYAQTRLSASYVVMLLVVATGVLFGLWMQPIPAAAWTAGMLCIHSAMIRSCRRFLIEASSPAATRAWRTRFVVLDLLYGLCWMAILIHPVLDMVTETLMMFLMLLVIAVSSMLAANLPIAAVAATAPVAVAMALSFVMTGSLDNYILAALALAAEGYFVLLAHRLHSSTFATLEARAEKDALIGELEQAKAISDEARHRAESANVAKSRFLAQMSHELRTPLNAILGFSEVMKSEIFGAHAVPVYKEYSADIHNSGVHLLNLINEILDLSRIEAGRYELNEEAVSLVGIVADCHHLMKLRASSRGITIHEVFEQAMPRLWADERAIRQVVLNLLSNSIKFTPQGGEIWLKAGWTASGGQYLSVKDSGSGIPEDEIPVVLASFGQGSNSIKSAEQGAGLGLPIAKNLIDLHGGTFTLKSKLRIGTEVIVTFPPERVMSALAPLSDDSPPLQPESSLVPDEKRRPRHKPIMSAGTGS; this is encoded by the coding sequence ATGAGTAACCCCGCTGAAAAGCCCGAGGTTGTGCAGCTGCCGGCCGAGCCGGTGAGCGCTCCATCGGCGAGCAGCCGAAGGGCTGCGGCGCAGCGGGTGCGCGAGGCCCGCGACAAGTTAACGTCGACCAGCGGAACCCGGCCGGCCTTCGACGCCGAGATGCTGCGCCAATATGCCCAGACGCGGCTGTCGGCTTCCTATGTCGTGATGCTGCTTGTGGTCGCGACCGGCGTGCTGTTCGGGCTCTGGATGCAACCGATCCCCGCCGCAGCCTGGACCGCCGGCATGCTCTGCATCCACAGCGCGATGATCCGCAGTTGCCGCCGGTTCCTGATCGAGGCCAGCTCTCCAGCCGCAACGCGCGCATGGCGAACGCGCTTCGTCGTGCTCGACCTGCTCTATGGCCTGTGCTGGATGGCGATCCTGATCCATCCCGTGCTCGACATGGTCACGGAAACGCTGATGATGTTCCTGATGCTGCTGGTGATCGCAGTATCGAGCATGCTGGCCGCCAACCTGCCGATCGCCGCCGTTGCTGCCACCGCGCCGGTCGCGGTCGCGATGGCGCTGAGCTTCGTGATGACCGGCTCGCTGGACAATTACATCCTGGCGGCACTCGCGCTCGCGGCCGAAGGCTATTTCGTGCTGCTGGCCCACCGCCTGCACTCCTCGACATTCGCCACGCTGGAGGCCCGCGCCGAGAAGGACGCGCTGATCGGCGAGCTCGAACAGGCCAAGGCGATCTCGGACGAAGCACGCCACCGCGCCGAATCCGCCAACGTCGCCAAGTCGCGCTTCCTCGCGCAGATGAGTCACGAGTTGCGTACGCCGCTGAACGCGATCCTCGGCTTCTCCGAGGTGATGAAGAGCGAGATTTTTGGCGCGCATGCGGTGCCGGTATACAAGGAATATTCCGCCGACATCCACAATTCCGGCGTGCACCTGCTCAACCTCATCAACGAGATTCTCGATCTGTCGCGGATCGAAGCCGGCCGCTACGAACTCAACGAGGAAGCGGTGTCGCTGGTCGGCATCGTCGCCGACTGCCACCATTTGATGAAGCTGCGCGCTTCCAGCCGCGGCATCACAATCCACGAAGTGTTCGAGCAGGCGATGCCGCGGCTCTGGGCCGACGAGCGCGCGATCCGCCAGGTCGTGCTCAATCTGCTCTCCAATTCGATCAAGTTCACCCCGCAAGGAGGCGAGATCTGGCTCAAGGCGGGATGGACGGCTTCGGGTGGACAATATCTCTCGGTGAAAGATTCCGGCTCCGGAATCCCCGAGGACGAGATCCCGGTCGTGCTCGCCTCGTTCGGCCAGGGCTCCAACTCGATCAAGTCGGCCGAACAGGGCGCGGGCCTCGGCCTGCCCATCGCCAAGAATCTGATCGACCTGCATGGCGGCACGTTCACGCTGAAATCGAAGCTGCGCATCGGCACCGAGGTGATCGTCACCTTCCCGCCAGAGCGTGTGATGAGCGCGCTGGCGCCGCTGTCGGATGATTCTCCGCCGCTTCAGCCGGAGAGCTCGCTCGTTCCCGACGAGAAGCGCCGACCGCGGCACAAGCCGATCATGAGCGCAGGCACGGGCTCTTAA
- a CDS encoding sulfotransferase, translating into MQGDIHFISGLPRAGSTLLSAILRQNPRFRAGMTGPVGSLVDGMLRSMSMSNETAIFISDEQRRELIKAIFSTYYTDLPKGHVVFDTNRNWCARLPLITELFPRAKVICCVRHIPWILDSVERLIRKNKYQPSGIFNFEPGGTVYSRVEGLAAPNGMVGFAWNALREAFCGEQSACLLALTYETLTTQPERAIAAVYEFIGEKPFAHDFQNIEFDAEEFDRRIGTPGLHKVGRRVESPGRKTVLPGDLWRKYENDAFWGDPARNPNQVRVV; encoded by the coding sequence ATGCAAGGCGATATTCATTTCATCTCCGGACTTCCGCGCGCGGGCTCGACGCTGCTGTCGGCAATATTGCGGCAGAACCCGCGCTTTCGCGCCGGGATGACCGGACCGGTCGGCTCGCTGGTCGACGGCATGCTGCGCAGCATGAGCATGAGCAACGAGACCGCGATCTTCATCAGCGACGAGCAGCGCCGGGAGCTCATCAAGGCGATCTTCTCCACCTATTACACCGATCTGCCGAAAGGGCACGTGGTGTTCGACACCAACCGCAATTGGTGTGCGCGGTTGCCTCTGATCACCGAGCTGTTTCCGCGCGCCAAGGTGATCTGCTGCGTGCGCCACATTCCTTGGATCCTGGATTCGGTCGAGCGGCTCATTCGCAAGAACAAGTATCAGCCGTCGGGCATCTTCAATTTCGAGCCGGGCGGCACGGTGTATTCGCGCGTCGAAGGGTTGGCGGCCCCGAACGGCATGGTCGGCTTTGCCTGGAATGCGCTACGCGAAGCGTTTTGCGGCGAGCAGTCCGCGTGTCTGCTGGCGCTGACCTACGAGACGCTGACCACCCAGCCGGAGCGGGCGATCGCCGCGGTCTACGAGTTCATCGGCGAGAAGCCGTTCGCGCATGATTTCCAGAACATCGAGTTCGACGCCGAGGAGTTCGACCGCAGGATCGGTACACCGGGTCTGCACAAGGTTGGCAGGCGCGTGGAATCCCCGGGGCGCAAGACTGTGCTGCCTGGCGACCTCTGGCGCAAATACGAGAACGATGCGTTCTGGGGCGACCCCGCCCGCAATCCGAACCAGGTGAGGGTGGTCTAG
- a CDS encoding TIGR02281 family clan AA aspartic protease, protein MIRFLLVLIMLAGTAGAVVAYGDPDQIVRASHKVSHIFRAQTAAPAPAVHIPRGQGGEFALRAKINGVAAPMVIDTGATSVVLTWETAKAIGLPLDMLEYNVDLETAGGHTKAARLTLDRLAVGKLVEKSVPALVVQRGQMKTNLLGMSFLDRLESWGVRADTLMLTGYPELQSSSRRSRSAVD, encoded by the coding sequence ATGATCCGCTTCCTGCTCGTTCTCATCATGCTCGCCGGCACCGCAGGCGCCGTCGTCGCTTATGGCGATCCCGACCAGATCGTACGCGCCAGTCACAAGGTCTCGCACATCTTCCGCGCGCAGACCGCCGCCCCGGCCCCCGCCGTGCATATCCCGCGCGGGCAAGGCGGCGAGTTCGCGCTGCGTGCCAAGATCAACGGCGTGGCTGCACCGATGGTGATCGATACCGGCGCGACCTCCGTCGTGCTGACCTGGGAAACCGCGAAAGCGATCGGGCTGCCGCTCGATATGCTCGAATACAACGTCGACCTGGAGACCGCGGGCGGCCACACCAAGGCAGCCCGGCTTACGCTCGACCGTCTCGCCGTCGGCAAGCTGGTCGAGAAATCGGTGCCGGCCCTCGTCGTGCAGCGCGGCCAGATGAAGACCAATCTGCTCGGCATGAGCTTCCTCGACCGCCTGGAAAGCTGGGGCGTGCGCGCGGACACACTGATGCTGACCGGGTATCCGGAGCTCCAGAGCAGCTCCCGCCGCTCGCGCTCGGCGGTCGACTAA
- the dusA gene encoding tRNA dihydrouridine(20/20a) synthase DusA has translation MLGSISSQHIFNVAPMMDWTDRHCRVFHRHLTRRALLYTEMLTTGAIIHGDRERMLGFDACEHPVALQLGGSDPHDLAQAARIGAAFGYDEINLNVGCPSDRVKDGRFGACLMAEPELVASCVDAMKRAVTVPVTVKCRIGIDDQDPEVALDALARAVVASGCDALIVHARKAWLNGLSPKENRDIPPLDYDRVYRLKRAMPGVPVIINGGIPGIDEAKAHLAHVDGVMLGRAAYQEPWRLLSIDTEIFGEAAPHATMQDAFEAMMPYIEAQLARGTRLHAITRHFVGAFHAVPGARAFRRHLAEQGVKPGAGLDVLRDAIACVGARVPAEAAA, from the coding sequence ATGTTAGGTAGTATTTCATCGCAACATATATTTAACGTTGCACCCATGATGGACTGGACCGACCGGCATTGTCGGGTGTTCCACCGCCATCTTACGCGACGGGCGCTGCTCTACACGGAGATGCTGACCACCGGTGCAATCATTCATGGCGACCGGGAGCGGATGCTTGGATTCGACGCATGCGAGCACCCGGTGGCGCTTCAGCTTGGCGGGTCGGATCCGCACGACCTCGCACAGGCCGCGCGGATCGGCGCGGCGTTCGGTTATGACGAGATCAATCTCAATGTAGGCTGCCCCTCCGATCGCGTGAAGGACGGTCGTTTCGGCGCCTGCCTCATGGCGGAGCCGGAGCTGGTGGCGAGCTGCGTTGACGCCATGAAGCGCGCTGTCACGGTTCCCGTCACGGTGAAGTGCCGCATCGGGATCGACGACCAGGATCCTGAGGTCGCGCTCGATGCCCTCGCGCGTGCGGTGGTGGCGTCCGGCTGCGACGCGCTGATCGTGCACGCCCGCAAGGCTTGGCTCAACGGCCTGTCGCCGAAGGAGAACCGCGACATCCCGCCGCTTGACTATGATCGCGTCTATCGGCTCAAGCGCGCGATGCCCGGTGTGCCCGTCATCATCAATGGCGGTATCCCGGGCATCGACGAGGCGAAGGCGCATCTTGCCCATGTCGACGGCGTGATGCTCGGCCGGGCCGCCTATCAGGAGCCATGGCGGCTGCTGTCCATCGATACCGAGATCTTCGGCGAAGCCGCGCCGCATGCGACCATGCAGGACGCATTCGAAGCAATGATGCCGTATATCGAGGCACAGCTCGCGCGCGGCACGCGGCTGCATGCGATCACGCGGCATTTCGTCGGCGCATTTCACGCCGTGCCCGGCGCGCGCGCCTTCCGGCGGCATCTTGCCGAGCAGGGGGTGAAGCCGGGCGCCGGTCTCGACGTGTTGCGCGATGCGATCGCGTGCGTCGGTGCGCGGGTGCCAGCGGAAGCCGCTGCCTAG